From Myxocyprinus asiaticus isolate MX2 ecotype Aquarium Trade chromosome 49, UBuf_Myxa_2, whole genome shotgun sequence, a single genomic window includes:
- the LOC127437986 gene encoding keratin, type I cytoskeletal 19-like, with protein MTQTMRKSFTSSSSRPFSSHSLTGGYSKRIAVGTAPSVYAGAGGSSVRVSYAQGTRSGFDLASALGGGGDNGFGNSFNEKTTMQNLNDRLANYLEKVRSLEKANAQLERQIREWYDKSAPVSKDYSHYYAIIEDLRKKISIASLENARIILQIDNAKLAAEDFRVKYENELAMRQSVEADIAGLRKVLDELTMTRSDLEMQIEGLNEELVFLKKNHAEEIAALRAQMSSSTVNVEVDAGPQQDLARIMEEIRQQYEGITEKNRREMDAWYKTKFDELNKQVSTRQEDLSMSRSEINDLRRTLQSLEIELQSQLSMKAALEGTLSETESRYSLQLNQLQAVIHSLEAELSQVRMDIERQGNDYKLLLDIKTRLEMEIAEYRRLLDGEDIQRQTVKVVEYVKTPPPQKPEPVVTKRVRTVIEEVIDGKVVSRTEDVDVLK; from the exons ATGACACAGACAATGCGTAAGAGCTTCACCAGCTCTAGCTCTCGTCCCTTCTCCTCTCACTCCCTCACCGGTGGATACTCCAAGCGCATTGCCGTCGGCACTGCGCCAAGTGTCTATGCAGGCGCAGGGGGGTCCAGCGTGCGCGTCTCTTACGCACAGGGCACCAGAAGCGGTTTCGACCTGGCCAGTGCGCTCGGCGGCGGCGGAGACAATGGCTTCGGTAATTCTTTCAACGAGAAGACCACCATGCAGAACCTCAACGACCGTCTGGCCAATTACCTGGAGAAGGTGCGCTCGTTGGAGAAAGCCAATGCGCAACTTGAGCGCCAGATCCGCGAGTGGTACGACAAGAGCGCTCCTGTCAGCAAAGACTATAGCCATTACTATGCCATCATTGAAGATCTCCGCAAAAAA ATCTCCATAGccagccttgaaaatgccagaatTATCCTTCAGATTGACAATGCCAAACTGGCAGCCGAGGACTTCAGAGTCAA GTACGAGAACGAGTTGGCCATGCGCCAATCTGTGGAAGCAGACATCGCTGGCCTGAGGAAAGTTCTGGATGAATTGACCATGACCCGCTCAGACCTTGAGATGCAGATTGAGGGTCTGAATGAGGAGCTGGTCTTCCTCAAGAAGAACCACGCAGAG GAGATCGCAGCTCTTCGCGCACAAATGTCCTCAAGCACTGTAAACGTTGAGGTGGATGCCGGACCACAGCAAGACCTGGCCCGTATTATGGAGGAGATCCGACAACAGTATGAGGGTATCACAGAGAAGAACCGCAGAGAAATGGATGCCTGGTACAAGACCAAA TTTGACGAGCTAAACAAGCAGGTGTCCACCAGACAAGAAGATCTTTCAATGTCACGCAGTGAAATCAATGATCTTAGGAGAACGCTGCAATCCCTGGAGATCGAACTACAGTCTCAGCTTAGCATG AAAGCGGCTCTGGAGGGCACACTGTCAGAGACCGAGTCACGGTATAGCCTTCAGCTCAACCAATTGCAGGCAGTAATTCATAGTCTGGAGGCGGAGCTTTCTCAAGTGCGCATGGACATCGAAAGACAGGGCAACGATTACAAACTGCTCCTGGACATCAAGACCAGACTAGAGATGGAGATCGCAGAGTACAGAAGACTTCTGGATGGAGAGGACATTCA GAGACAGACAGTCAAGGTTGTAGAGTATGTAAAAACTCCTCCTCCCCAAAAAC CTGAACCAGTGGTGACCAAGCGCGTGCGCACAGTAATCGAAGAGGTGATTGACGGAAAGGTCGTTTCGCGCACTGAGGATGTCGATGTCTTGAAGTAA